A genome region from Geodermatophilus bullaregiensis includes the following:
- a CDS encoding TatD family hydrolase: MSRSAASRANRRGEPPPPPEPLPAPALDSHTHLDIVLGERPADGHGEWATGERVDAEIAAAAAVGVTRLVQVGVDVASSRWSADLAARHPSVLAAVAVHPNEAGAGGAGGDALAEIDRLAALPRVRAVGETGLDRFRTGPEGWAAQEASFRAHIRIAKEHGVALVVHDRDAHGEILRVLDDEGAPEHTVLHCFSGDAAFARACVERGHVLSFAGTLTFGNAGDLREAAALTPVDQLLVETDAPFLTPVPYRGRPNASRLVPHTVRALAEVTGVELAQLCDALTATAERVFGPW; the protein is encoded by the coding sequence GTGAGCCGGTCGGCCGCGTCGCGGGCCAACCGGCGGGGCGAGCCGCCGCCGCCCCCGGAGCCGCTGCCGGCGCCCGCCCTCGACAGCCACACCCACCTCGACATCGTCCTGGGCGAGCGCCCGGCCGACGGGCACGGCGAGTGGGCCACCGGGGAACGGGTCGACGCCGAGATCGCGGCCGCGGCCGCCGTCGGCGTGACCCGGCTGGTGCAGGTCGGGGTCGACGTCGCCTCGTCGCGGTGGTCGGCCGACCTGGCCGCGCGGCACCCCAGCGTGCTGGCCGCGGTCGCGGTGCACCCGAACGAGGCCGGCGCCGGCGGGGCGGGCGGGGACGCGCTGGCCGAGATCGACCGGCTCGCCGCGCTGCCGCGGGTGCGGGCGGTGGGGGAGACCGGGCTCGACCGCTTCCGCACCGGCCCCGAGGGCTGGGCGGCGCAGGAGGCGTCGTTCCGCGCGCACATCCGCATCGCCAAGGAGCACGGCGTCGCGCTGGTCGTCCACGACCGCGACGCGCACGGCGAGATCCTCCGCGTGCTCGACGACGAGGGTGCGCCCGAGCACACGGTCCTGCACTGCTTCTCCGGCGACGCCGCCTTCGCGCGGGCCTGCGTCGAGCGTGGCCACGTCCTGTCCTTCGCCGGCACGCTGACGTTCGGCAACGCCGGCGACCTGCGCGAGGCCGCCGCGCTCACCCCGGTCGACCAGCTGCTCGTCGAGACCGACGCGCCGTTCCTCACCCCCGTCCCGTACCGCGGCCGGCCCAACGCCTCGCGGCTGGTGCCGCACACCGTGCGGGCGCTGGCCGAGGTCACCGGTGTGGAGCTCGCGCAGCTGTGCGACGCCCTCACCGCGACCGCCGAGCGGGTCTTCGGCCCCTGGTAG
- a CDS encoding 50S ribosomal protein L25/general stress protein Ctc has protein sequence MADHRLVAEPRTEFGKGSARRTRRAGRVPAVLYGHGQDVVHLSLPALEFAAVLRNGGSNALITVVLDGTEHLALTKAVQRDPLTRTHEHVDLLLVRRGERTTVEVPLVVVGEPGVDAITNHQLNTVSIEADATALPDTIEVDVTGRTAGQNIAAGDLVLPRGATLVTDPEALVIGFLGAPTAEALEAELAEAEAEAGIEREESAPAEGGTGEGDVVPEPQAQGGGESIESTENS, from the coding sequence GTGGCTGACCACCGCCTCGTCGCCGAGCCCCGCACCGAGTTCGGCAAGGGCAGCGCCCGCCGGACCCGCCGCGCCGGCCGCGTCCCCGCCGTCCTGTACGGGCACGGCCAGGACGTCGTCCACCTGTCCCTGCCGGCCCTGGAGTTCGCCGCGGTCCTCCGCAACGGCGGCAGCAACGCCCTGATCACCGTCGTCCTCGACGGCACCGAGCACCTGGCCCTCACCAAGGCGGTCCAGCGCGACCCGCTGACCCGCACCCACGAGCACGTCGACCTGCTGCTGGTGCGCCGCGGCGAGAGGACGACCGTCGAGGTCCCGCTGGTCGTCGTCGGCGAGCCGGGCGTGGACGCGATCACCAACCACCAGCTCAACACCGTCTCGATCGAGGCCGACGCCACCGCGCTGCCCGACACGATCGAGGTGGACGTGACCGGTCGCACGGCCGGCCAGAACATCGCCGCCGGCGACCTCGTCCTGCCGCGGGGAGCCACGCTGGTCACCGACCCGGAGGCGCTGGTCATCGGCTTCCTGGGCGCCCCGACCGCCGAGGCCCTCGAGGCCGAGCTCGCCGAGGCCGAGGCCGAGGCCGGCATCGAGCGCGAGGAGTCCGCCCCGGCCGAGGGCGGCACCGGCGAGGGCGACGTCGTCCCCGAGCCGCAGGCGCAGGGTGGCGGCGAGTCGATCGAGTCCACCGAGAACAGCTGA
- the glmU gene encoding bifunctional UDP-N-acetylglucosamine diphosphorylase/glucosamine-1-phosphate N-acetyltransferase GlmU, whose translation MSPQQAVAAVVVLAAGQGTRMRSTTPKVLHEMGGRSMLGHVLAAAAPLGAGTTLVVVGAGREAVAEHLAAVAPAARPVVQEEQRGSGHAAAVALAAVPDLEGPVLVVNGDAPLLTTGTLTALVDGHRAADSVFTVLTAEVDDPTGLGRIVRGADGDLLAIVEERDATDEQRAVREVNAGVYVANAATLRRVLAGLATDNAQGEQYLTDALAPLAEGGAPVAAVRAADPDDVLGCNDRRELAARRRTLNDRVLDELMRSGVTVVDPATTWVDVTVTVEPDALLEPGVQLRGTTSVATGAVVGPDTTLVDTAVGEGASVVRSHVLGSAVGPQATVGPFSYLRPGTDLARGTKVGAFVETKNVRVGEGSKVPHLSYVGDATIGRGANVGAATVFVNYDGVAKHHTTIGDHVRIGSDTMLVAPVSVGDGAYTAAGSVITQDVPPGAMGVARAAQRNVAGWVGRRRPGTAAAQAAAAATRPAEGAAGPGPEGADRPAAPDVDHEQ comes from the coding sequence GTGAGCCCGCAGCAGGCAGTCGCCGCCGTCGTCGTCCTCGCCGCCGGGCAGGGGACCCGGATGCGCTCGACCACGCCCAAGGTCCTGCACGAGATGGGCGGGCGCAGCATGCTCGGCCACGTGCTGGCGGCGGCCGCGCCGCTGGGCGCCGGCACGACGCTCGTGGTGGTCGGCGCCGGCCGCGAGGCGGTGGCCGAGCACCTCGCCGCGGTGGCGCCCGCCGCCCGGCCGGTCGTGCAGGAGGAGCAGCGCGGGTCCGGGCACGCCGCCGCCGTCGCACTGGCCGCGGTCCCCGACCTCGAGGGCCCCGTCCTGGTCGTCAACGGCGACGCCCCGCTGCTGACGACCGGCACCCTGACCGCGCTCGTCGACGGGCACCGTGCCGCGGACAGCGTCTTCACCGTCCTCACCGCCGAGGTCGACGACCCGACGGGGCTCGGGCGGATCGTCCGCGGCGCCGACGGCGACCTGCTGGCCATCGTGGAGGAGCGGGACGCCACCGACGAGCAGCGGGCGGTCCGCGAGGTCAACGCCGGCGTGTACGTGGCCAACGCGGCGACGCTGCGCCGGGTCCTCGCCGGGCTCGCCACCGACAACGCCCAGGGGGAGCAGTACCTCACCGACGCGCTCGCCCCGCTGGCCGAGGGCGGGGCGCCGGTCGCCGCCGTCCGCGCCGCGGACCCCGACGACGTCCTGGGCTGCAACGACCGCCGTGAGCTCGCCGCGCGCCGCCGCACGCTCAACGACCGCGTGCTCGACGAGCTCATGCGCTCCGGCGTCACCGTCGTCGACCCGGCCACCACCTGGGTCGACGTCACCGTCACCGTCGAGCCCGACGCGCTGCTCGAGCCCGGTGTCCAGCTCCGGGGGACGACGTCGGTCGCCACCGGCGCCGTCGTCGGGCCCGACACCACGCTGGTCGACACCGCGGTGGGGGAGGGCGCCAGCGTGGTGCGCTCCCACGTCCTCGGTTCGGCCGTCGGACCGCAGGCCACGGTCGGCCCGTTCAGCTACCTGCGCCCGGGCACCGACCTCGCGCGCGGCACCAAGGTGGGCGCCTTCGTCGAGACGAAGAACGTGCGCGTCGGCGAGGGCTCGAAGGTGCCGCACCTCTCCTACGTCGGCGACGCGACCATCGGTCGGGGCGCGAACGTCGGGGCGGCCACGGTGTTCGTCAACTACGACGGGGTGGCCAAGCACCACACGACGATCGGCGACCACGTGCGGATCGGCTCGGACACGATGCTCGTCGCGCCGGTCAGCGTGGGGGACGGCGCCTACACCGCGGCCGGCTCGGTGATCACCCAGGACGTCCCACCGGGGGCCATGGGTGTGGCACGGGCCGCCCAGCGCAATGTGGCAGGCTGGGTGGGCCGTCGCCGGCCGGGCACCGCCGCCGCGCAGGCCGCCGCGGCGGCGACGCGACCGGCCGAGGGTGCGGCCGGCCCCGGGCCCGAGGGGGCGGACCGGCCGGCAGCGCCCGACGTGGACCACGAGCAGTAG
- a CDS encoding DUF1972 domain-containing protein: MNRMSIAMVGTRGVPARYGGFETAVEEVGRRLADRGHRVVVYCRTPPGGDAGRPEEHLGMELVHLPAARRRSLETLSHTALSVRHLVTHRTDAAIVFNAANAPLLPALRAARIPVATHVDGLEWKRAKWGGAGRRYYRVAEALAVRWSDVLIADAEGIAEYYREAFAAPTTLLTYGAPLIAPGSHRLAELGLEPGGYHLVVARFEPENHVDVVVEGYTASEATTPLVVVGSAPYADEYTRRVHALADSRVRFLGGLWDQELLDQLYANCCTYLHGHSVGGTNPSLLRAIGAGAAVTAFDVDFNREVVRDAGRYFRTPRDVARELAAVEADAEGTRRAGRRARILAARYDWDDVADGYEELARRLVAGEVPARRPTGRRRPSAADLPPAPRPVPAAVPDNVVPLPSAAPTTWDAHPAAQQ; encoded by the coding sequence ATGAACCGCATGAGCATCGCCATGGTGGGCACCCGCGGCGTGCCGGCGCGCTACGGGGGCTTCGAGACCGCGGTCGAGGAGGTGGGCCGCCGGCTCGCCGACCGCGGGCACCGGGTGGTCGTCTACTGCCGCACCCCGCCCGGGGGCGACGCCGGGCGCCCGGAGGAGCACCTGGGCATGGAGCTGGTGCACCTGCCGGCCGCCCGCCGCCGCTCGCTGGAGACGCTGAGCCACACCGCCCTGTCGGTCCGGCACCTGGTGACCCACCGCACGGACGCCGCGATCGTCTTCAACGCCGCCAACGCCCCCCTGCTCCCGGCGCTGCGGGCCGCGCGCATCCCGGTCGCCACCCACGTCGACGGGCTGGAGTGGAAGCGCGCCAAGTGGGGCGGCGCCGGCCGGCGCTACTACCGCGTCGCCGAGGCGCTCGCCGTCCGCTGGTCGGACGTGCTCATCGCCGACGCCGAGGGGATCGCCGAGTACTACCGCGAGGCCTTCGCCGCCCCGACGACGCTGCTGACCTACGGCGCCCCGCTGATCGCGCCGGGGTCGCACCGGCTCGCCGAGCTGGGTCTCGAGCCGGGCGGCTACCACCTGGTCGTCGCGCGCTTCGAGCCGGAGAACCACGTCGACGTCGTCGTCGAGGGGTACACCGCCAGCGAGGCCACTACGCCGCTGGTCGTCGTCGGCTCGGCGCCCTACGCCGACGAGTACACCCGCCGCGTGCACGCCCTGGCCGACTCCCGGGTGCGCTTCCTCGGCGGGCTGTGGGACCAGGAGCTGCTCGACCAGCTCTACGCCAACTGCTGCACCTACCTGCACGGGCACTCGGTCGGGGGCACCAACCCCTCGCTGCTGCGCGCCATCGGCGCCGGCGCGGCGGTGACCGCCTTCGACGTCGACTTCAACCGCGAGGTCGTCCGCGACGCCGGTCGCTACTTCCGGACGCCCCGGGACGTGGCCCGAGAGCTGGCCGCGGTGGAGGCCGACGCGGAGGGCACCCGGCGGGCCGGGCGCCGCGCGCGCATCCTCGCCGCCCGCTACGACTGGGACGACGTCGCCGACGGCTACGAGGAGCTCGCCCGGCGGCTGGTCGCCGGGGAGGTCCCCGCGCGGCGGCCCACCGGCCGCCGCCGGCCGAGCGCCGCCGACCTGCCGCCGGCGCCCCGCCCGGTCCCCGCGGCGGTGCCGGACAACGTCGTGCCGCTCCCGTCGGCCGCCCCGACGACGTGGGACGCGCACCCGGCGGCCCAGCAGTGA
- the rsmA gene encoding 16S rRNA (adenine(1518)-N(6)/adenine(1519)-N(6))-dimethyltransferase RsmA — protein sequence MRTAGLRPDDVVLEVGPGLGSLTLGLLPAAAAVTAVEIDPRLAALLPATVAGRRPDLAGRLTVVEADALRVTELPGAPPTALVANLPYNVAVPVLLHLLELLPSLRRALVLVQAEVAERLAAPPGGSAYGVPSVKAAWYGEVRRAGAVGRRVFWPEPNVDSGLVALDRRPPPPGDRAATFAVVDAAFATRRKGLRAALARWAGSAAAAEARLRAAGIDPATRGEQLSVTDFARLAATDPVAP from the coding sequence GTGCGCACCGCCGGGCTGCGGCCCGACGACGTCGTCCTGGAGGTCGGCCCCGGCCTCGGGTCGCTGACCCTGGGCCTGCTGCCCGCGGCCGCCGCCGTCACCGCCGTCGAGATCGACCCGCGGCTGGCCGCCCTCCTGCCGGCGACCGTGGCCGGGCGGCGGCCCGACCTCGCCGGCCGGCTCACCGTGGTCGAGGCCGACGCGCTGCGGGTGACGGAGCTGCCCGGGGCCCCTCCGACGGCGCTGGTGGCCAACCTGCCGTACAACGTGGCGGTGCCCGTCCTGCTGCACCTGCTCGAGCTGCTGCCCTCCCTGCGGCGCGCGCTGGTCCTCGTCCAGGCCGAGGTCGCCGAACGGCTGGCCGCCCCGCCGGGCGGCTCCGCCTACGGCGTGCCGTCGGTCAAGGCCGCCTGGTACGGCGAGGTGCGCCGGGCCGGCGCCGTCGGGCGCCGCGTCTTCTGGCCCGAGCCCAACGTCGACTCCGGGCTGGTCGCCCTCGACCGCCGGCCGCCCCCGCCCGGCGACCGGGCCGCCACCTTCGCCGTCGTCGACGCCGCCTTCGCCACCCGCCGCAAGGGCCTGCGGGCCGCGCTGGCCCGCTGGGCCGGGAGCGCCGCCGCCGCCGAGGCGCGGCTGCGGGCGGCCGGCATCGACCCCGCCACCCGCGGGGAGCAGCTGTCGGTGACCGACTTCGCCCGCCTGGCGGCGACCGACCCGGTCGCGCCGTGA
- a CDS encoding CDP-alcohol phosphatidyltransferase family protein, producing MTAVAAPGAGETLVGTVRRLAGAQKGATGAPAWSRFVNRPLGRVLAALAFHAGLTPNAVTALSATWTASGIAILAVAPAGWVTGAVVTACLVLGYALDSADGQLARLRGGGSPAGEWLDHVVDSAKNSSVHLAVALALWRLADLHPGWLLVPLGFCVLAVVHFTVTLLNEALRARHGARTRAERTAERPGVLRSLLVAPTDYGVLCLVFVLLGAPAVFLGVYTALALATAAYLVLALRRWYREMEGLTR from the coding sequence GTGACCGCGGTCGCGGCCCCGGGCGCCGGGGAGACCCTCGTCGGGACGGTCCGCCGCCTCGCCGGTGCGCAGAAGGGCGCCACGGGCGCCCCGGCCTGGTCCCGCTTCGTCAACCGCCCGCTGGGCCGGGTGCTCGCGGCGCTGGCCTTCCACGCGGGCCTGACCCCGAACGCGGTGACGGCGCTCAGCGCGACCTGGACGGCGTCCGGCATCGCGATCCTCGCCGTCGCGCCGGCCGGCTGGGTCACCGGCGCGGTCGTCACCGCCTGTCTGGTGCTCGGCTACGCGCTCGACTCCGCCGACGGGCAACTGGCCCGGCTCCGGGGCGGCGGGTCACCGGCGGGGGAGTGGCTCGACCACGTCGTCGACAGCGCGAAGAACTCCAGCGTGCACCTGGCCGTCGCGCTCGCCCTCTGGCGGCTCGCGGACCTGCACCCCGGGTGGCTGCTGGTCCCGCTCGGCTTCTGCGTCCTCGCGGTCGTGCACTTCACGGTCACGCTGCTCAACGAGGCGCTGCGCGCCCGGCACGGCGCGCGCACCCGCGCGGAACGGACGGCGGAGCGGCCCGGCGTGCTGCGCTCGCTCCTGGTCGCGCCGACCGACTACGGGGTCCTGTGCCTCGTGTTCGTCCTGCTCGGCGCCCCGGCCGTCTTCCTCGGGGTCTACACGGCGCTGGCGCTGGCCACCGCCGCCTACCTGGTGCTGGCGCTGCGCCGCTGGTACCGCGAGATGGAGGGGTTGACCCGATGA
- a CDS encoding acyl-CoA desaturase has translation MSAPSLTRPAALRSADPDRGLPPNALGKEKGHLEQLTLYVFVVVPFLALAAVVPAVWGWGLSWLDVGLFVACYFVPLLGVTVGYHRYFTHGSFKATRPLRIALAIVGCMAIQGPVVQWVADHRRHHAFSDRDGDPHSPWRYGDDTRALLKGMFHAHLGWLFDRRQTNAARYAPDLLKDRGLRVTSRLFIVWAFLSLALPAAVGGLVTGSWAGAWTAFFWAGLVRTALLHHVTWSINSICHVVGNRPFASRDRATNFWPLAILSGGESWHNLHHADPTCARHGVLRGQIDISARVIWVFEKLGWAHSVKWPDPVRLAAKRRDAVPATGVA, from the coding sequence GTGTCCGCTCCTTCCCTCACCCGGCCCGCGGCCCTCCGCTCCGCTGATCCCGACCGGGGCCTGCCGCCCAACGCGCTGGGGAAGGAGAAGGGGCACCTCGAGCAGCTGACGCTCTACGTCTTCGTCGTCGTCCCGTTCCTGGCGCTGGCCGCCGTCGTGCCGGCGGTGTGGGGCTGGGGACTGTCCTGGCTCGACGTCGGCCTGTTCGTCGCCTGCTACTTCGTGCCGCTGCTCGGGGTCACCGTGGGTTACCACCGGTACTTCACGCACGGGTCGTTCAAGGCGACGCGTCCGCTGCGGATCGCCCTGGCGATCGTCGGCTGCATGGCGATCCAGGGCCCGGTCGTGCAGTGGGTCGCCGACCACCGCCGTCACCACGCCTTCTCCGACCGCGACGGCGACCCGCACTCGCCGTGGCGCTACGGCGACGACACCCGCGCGCTGCTCAAGGGCATGTTCCACGCCCACCTGGGCTGGCTGTTCGACCGGCGGCAGACCAACGCCGCCCGCTACGCACCCGACCTGCTCAAGGACCGCGGGCTGCGCGTCACCAGCCGGCTGTTCATCGTGTGGGCCTTCCTCAGCCTGGCCCTGCCGGCGGCCGTCGGCGGCCTGGTCACGGGCAGCTGGGCCGGTGCCTGGACGGCGTTCTTCTGGGCCGGGCTGGTGCGCACGGCGCTGCTGCACCACGTGACCTGGTCGATCAACTCGATCTGCCACGTGGTGGGCAACCGGCCCTTCGCCTCGCGGGACCGGGCCACGAACTTCTGGCCGCTGGCGATCCTCAGCGGCGGCGAGTCCTGGCACAACCTGCACCACGCCGACCCGACCTGCGCCCGCCACGGCGTGCTGCGCGGGCAGATCGACATCAGCGCACGGGTGATCTGGGTGTTCGAGAAGCTCGGCTGGGCGCACTCGGTGAAGTGGCCCGACCCGGTCCGCCTGGCCGCCAAGCGCCGCGACGCCGTCCCCGCCACCGGGGTCGCCTGA
- the pth gene encoding aminoacyl-tRNA hydrolase, which yields MGLGNPGPGYAGNRHNVGAMVLDELAARMGVKLTAGKGARARALAGEGRLAGRRVVLARPTTYMNESGGPVRGLLDYHKLPVADLVVVHDELDVPFAAVRLKRGGGEGGHNGLRSVSRATGTRDYLRVRVGIGRPPGRQDPADFVLKDFSATERKELDLLVAEAADATEELLAHGLEAAQNVVHPRS from the coding sequence GTGGGGCTGGGCAACCCGGGACCCGGCTACGCCGGCAACCGGCACAACGTCGGGGCGATGGTCCTCGACGAGCTCGCCGCCCGGATGGGCGTGAAGCTCACCGCGGGCAAGGGCGCCCGCGCCCGCGCGCTGGCCGGTGAGGGGCGCCTGGCCGGCCGCCGCGTCGTCCTCGCCCGGCCGACGACGTACATGAACGAGTCGGGCGGCCCCGTGCGCGGACTGCTCGACTACCACAAGCTGCCGGTCGCCGACCTCGTCGTCGTCCACGACGAGCTCGACGTCCCCTTCGCCGCCGTCCGCCTCAAGCGCGGTGGCGGGGAGGGCGGCCACAACGGCCTGCGCTCCGTCAGCCGCGCCACCGGCACCCGCGACTACCTGCGGGTCCGGGTCGGCATCGGCCGCCCGCCCGGACGCCAGGACCCGGCCGACTTCGTCCTCAAGGACTTCTCCGCCACCGAGCGCAAGGAGCTCGACCTGCTCGTGGCCGAGGCCGCCGACGCCACCGAGGAGCTCCTCGCGCACGGCCTCGAGGCGGCGCAGAACGTCGTCCACCCCCGCAGCTGA
- a CDS encoding 4-(cytidine 5'-diphospho)-2-C-methyl-D-erythritol kinase, which translates to MSWSSPGGAGHTRGDGAVTAHAPAKVNVSLAVGPLRSDGFHALQTVYLAVSLLDTVTVRRGEGLSVTVTGEGAAGPDPVPTDRRNLVWRAAELLAEHAGVPAEAAIAVDKAIPAAAGLAGGSADAAATLVALDALWGTHATRGDLTALAAELGSDVPFGLAGGVALGSGRGELLTPVLARRQWHWVLGIAEGGLSTPAVYAELDRLRAAGRLPEGAQSPSPEAVLAALRSGPPDALATALTNDLQAPAVSLRPALRRALRSATDAGATGALVSGSGPTVAALAEDEDAAVRLAAVLAGEGVFRTVRVVHGPVPGARLVG; encoded by the coding sequence GTGAGCTGGTCGTCGCCGGGCGGGGCCGGGCACACCCGCGGGGACGGCGCGGTCACCGCGCACGCCCCCGCCAAGGTCAACGTCTCGCTGGCCGTCGGGCCGCTGCGGTCCGACGGGTTCCACGCGCTGCAGACGGTCTACCTGGCCGTCTCGCTGCTCGACACGGTCACCGTGCGTCGCGGCGAGGGCCTGTCGGTCACCGTGACCGGGGAGGGCGCCGCTGGGCCCGACCCGGTGCCCACCGACCGGCGCAACCTCGTGTGGCGGGCCGCCGAGCTGCTCGCCGAGCACGCCGGCGTGCCCGCCGAGGCCGCCATCGCCGTCGACAAGGCCATCCCGGCCGCGGCCGGGCTGGCCGGGGGCAGCGCGGACGCCGCGGCCACCCTCGTCGCCCTCGACGCGCTGTGGGGCACCCACGCCACCCGCGGCGACCTCACCGCGCTGGCCGCCGAGCTCGGCAGCGACGTGCCCTTCGGCCTCGCCGGCGGCGTCGCGCTGGGCAGCGGCCGCGGGGAGCTGCTCACCCCGGTCCTGGCCCGGCGGCAGTGGCACTGGGTGCTCGGCATCGCCGAGGGCGGGCTGTCCACACCGGCGGTCTACGCCGAACTGGACCGGCTGCGCGCCGCGGGCCGGCTGCCCGAGGGCGCGCAGTCGCCCTCGCCCGAGGCGGTCCTCGCCGCCCTGCGCAGCGGACCGCCCGACGCCCTGGCCACCGCGCTGACCAACGACCTGCAGGCGCCGGCGGTCTCGCTGCGGCCGGCGCTGCGCCGTGCGCTGCGCAGCGCCACCGACGCCGGCGCGACGGGAGCGCTGGTCAGCGGCTCGGGACCGACCGTGGCCGCGCTGGCCGAGGACGAGGACGCCGCCGTCCGGTTGGCCGCCGTCCTGGCGGGGGAGGGCGTGTTCCGGACCGTGCGCGTGGTGCACGGCCCCGTGCCCGGGGCGCGGCTGGTCGGCTGA
- a CDS encoding ribose-phosphate diphosphokinase: protein MSAIRQTTSKSLMLFSGRAFPELADEIAGHLGVTPTPTASYEFANGELFVRFEESVRGCDAFIVQSHTAPINTWLMEQLLMVDAAKRASAKRITVVAPFFPYARQDKKHRGREPISARLVADMFKTAGADRLMTVDLHTAQIQGFFDGPVDHLFALDLLVDHVKAHWGDRDITVVSPDSGRVRVSERWSDKLGGVPLAFIHKTRDPMRPNEVVANRVVGEVEGRVCILVDDMIDTGGTIVKAAETLFEAGAADVIVCATHGVLSGAAVDRLKNSRISDVIVTNTLPIEPARQFDKLTVLSIAPLLARAIKEVFEDGSVTSLFGGAS from the coding sequence ATGAGCGCGATCCGGCAGACCACCAGCAAGAGCCTGATGCTCTTCTCCGGCCGGGCCTTCCCGGAGCTGGCCGACGAGATCGCCGGCCACCTCGGCGTGACGCCGACCCCCACCGCCTCCTACGAGTTCGCCAACGGCGAGCTGTTCGTGCGCTTCGAGGAGTCGGTGCGCGGCTGCGACGCCTTCATCGTGCAGAGCCACACCGCGCCGATCAACACCTGGCTCATGGAGCAGCTGCTCATGGTCGACGCCGCCAAGCGGGCGTCGGCCAAGCGGATCACCGTCGTCGCGCCGTTCTTCCCCTACGCCCGCCAGGACAAGAAGCACCGCGGCCGCGAGCCCATCTCCGCCCGGCTGGTCGCCGACATGTTCAAGACCGCCGGCGCCGACCGGCTCATGACCGTCGACCTGCACACCGCGCAGATCCAGGGCTTCTTCGACGGCCCGGTCGACCACCTCTTCGCCCTCGACCTGCTGGTCGACCACGTCAAGGCGCACTGGGGCGACCGCGACATCACCGTCGTCTCCCCGGACTCGGGGCGGGTGCGCGTCTCCGAGCGGTGGAGCGACAAGCTCGGCGGCGTCCCGCTGGCCTTCATCCACAAGACCCGTGACCCCATGCGGCCCAACGAGGTGGTCGCCAACCGCGTCGTCGGTGAGGTCGAGGGCCGCGTCTGCATCCTCGTCGACGACATGATCGACACCGGCGGCACCATCGTGAAGGCCGCGGAGACGCTCTTCGAGGCCGGCGCCGCCGACGTCATCGTCTGCGCCACCCACGGCGTCCTGTCCGGCGCGGCGGTCGACCGCCTGAAGAACAGCCGCATCAGCGACGTCATCGTGACCAACACGCTGCCCATCGAGCCGGCCCGCCAGTTCGACAAGCTGACCGTCCTGTCCATCGCCCCGCTGCTCGCCCGCGCCATCAAGGAGGTCTTCGAGGACGGCTCGGTCACGAGCCTCTTCGGCGGCGCGTCGTAG
- a CDS encoding resuscitation-promoting factor → MPRTLKLALLALVLLGLVGGSLAWFAAQKSVTLTIDGQVREVSTYADTVGEVLDEEGLEAQAHDVVLPDLGAEVGDGDTVVLNRARPLQLTVDGVASEVYVTALSVEEALDQLGYRAEGLVLSASRSERLPLDGMALSISTPKDVVLVVDGASRVVTTTAATAGDLLAEQGVTLGATDRTSLYPDQPLLAGMRLQVFRVQVSEVVETSPLDYETVETEDPEALEGEETVTQEGVEGEQATTFRITVVDGVQTAREQVGTTVTREPVDELVSVGTKERPVAASSGTVPASADGLNWAALAQCESGGRPDALSSTGKYRGLYQFSRTTWESVGGVGDPAAASVAEQTLRAQMLYARSGAGQWGCGHHLFD, encoded by the coding sequence GTGCCCCGAACGCTCAAGCTCGCCCTCCTCGCCCTGGTCCTGCTCGGACTGGTGGGCGGCTCCCTGGCCTGGTTCGCCGCGCAGAAGTCGGTGACGCTGACCATCGACGGGCAGGTCCGCGAGGTGAGCACCTACGCCGACACGGTCGGCGAGGTGCTCGACGAGGAGGGGCTGGAGGCGCAGGCGCACGACGTCGTCCTCCCCGACCTCGGCGCCGAGGTCGGCGACGGTGACACCGTCGTCCTCAACCGCGCCCGGCCACTGCAGCTCACCGTCGACGGCGTCGCCAGCGAGGTCTACGTGACCGCGCTGTCGGTCGAGGAGGCGCTCGACCAGCTCGGCTACCGGGCGGAGGGCCTGGTGCTCTCGGCCAGCCGCAGCGAGCGGCTCCCGCTGGACGGCATGGCGCTGTCGATCTCCACGCCGAAGGACGTCGTGCTCGTCGTCGACGGCGCCTCGCGCGTGGTCACCACCACCGCCGCCACGGCCGGCGACCTGCTCGCCGAGCAGGGCGTGACCCTCGGCGCGACCGACCGCACCAGCCTCTACCCCGACCAGCCGCTGCTGGCCGGCATGCGGCTGCAGGTCTTCCGGGTGCAGGTGAGCGAGGTCGTCGAGACCAGCCCGCTGGACTACGAGACCGTCGAGACCGAGGACCCCGAGGCACTCGAGGGCGAGGAGACGGTCACCCAGGAGGGCGTGGAGGGCGAGCAGGCCACCACCTTCCGCATCACCGTCGTCGACGGCGTGCAGACCGCCCGCGAGCAGGTGGGCACCACCGTCACCCGTGAGCCGGTCGACGAGCTGGTCAGCGTCGGCACCAAGGAGCGCCCGGTCGCGGCGTCGTCCGGGACCGTCCCGGCCAGCGCCGACGGCCTCAACTGGGCGGCGCTGGCCCAGTGCGAGTCCGGCGGCCGGCCGGACGCCCTGAGCTCCACGGGCAAGTACCGCGGGCTGTACCAGTTCTCCCGGACCACGTGGGAGTCCGTGGGCGGGGTCGGCGACCCCGCTGCGGCCTCGGTGGCGGAGCAGACGCTGCGCGCCCAGATGCTCTACGCGCGCTCCGGAGCCGGACAGTGGGGCTGTGGACACCACCTCTTCGACTGA